A segment of the Trifolium pratense cultivar HEN17-A07 linkage group LG7, ARS_RC_1.1, whole genome shotgun sequence genome:
tagggactttattagtttgaaacaaacataataaagaaatgccttattgtatatactaaatatataaatcaaagtcatcatacaaaagacgattctatcaaaatagattggcttttagggcttactccaacataGTGCACAAATTGTGGATAGAGCAGTGTGCTTATTGGAAGGTTGGAATTCTGCAAATGTGAACACACAGAGGGACACTGCAGGTGTGCGTGGGACTGGTAGTAGATATACCAATGCATACACCGATTGATACTGCAGCTGTTGACTATTATGCGGTGGGCAAAATCGGCTTCCAAgagatataagtaaaatattGATGCATCGTTTTCATCATCTTGAAATCGTGTAGGTCTTGGCATGTGCATCCGAGACGACGAAGGTCGATTTGTTCTTGCTAAAACGATGTGGATATCGCCTTTGTGTAATGTGGACATCGGAGAGGCTTTAGGCCTCTTATATGCTATCAATTGGTTGCATGATTTGCAACTGGAAGAAGTTGATTTTGCTCTTGATTCGAAGAGAGTGGTTGATTATTTCCACAAAGAGCAATGAATGACGCTATTGAATTTGGTGATGTATTAGTAGAATGTAAGCGtctttttgatttattttttaaaaactcttGTGTTGAGTTTAATAGGAGACAAACAAATGAGGTAGCTCATGCTCTTGCAAGGATAGTCACATCTATAGCTAGTTcccatatttttattgatgtatCAACATATATTAACCAGttgattatgaatgaaatgctataagcactctttagtaaaaaaataagataatcaaTCTTGAACGTTGACAACTAAACCAAACATGTAATAATACACTATGTTAATAGGACAATTACTATATTTATATGAATATACAGTTGTTCTAATTAATCACATGCAATCATACATGCATATAACTAACACAATCATCCATTGTGTGTTatgcaaatatttaaacaaattaaactcaaaatctTGCCAACTGAATATATCAAACCCTAACAAAGAACACACTAAGTTCGGGTCCATTGTTATTTCCATCAGGCATCATCATATAATAAGTCTCTGAATCCTTAGACCCAATCACACGTTCAAAATGTGCCCTCATGTATGACAATTCTCCGTCTTGAGGGTCCGACATTTCTTTTGGAAGCACGCCAACCGCCACTGATACCGCATGCAACATTTGCATCACATTTAAGTCATCATCTGTTGGATCTCTCTTCACTCCATAACCCGTTTTCTTCCCATTGCAAAATAGCGTCCAAATAGGTTCATCAATGATCTTTGTTTTATCATTGTTGGAATGCTTCTCGCACTCCAATGCTAATCTGTTAAGCCCCATTCCCATATCTTGGAGCAACTTTCCCGTGTGAATAGCCAGCTCCAAGAGAAGGAATGGGTGACATTTAGAGTCTTCTTGAAAAGCAAGATTCACCCTTGCTTTTCGATAACCAAATAGGGTTCCAGTTATCCTTGTTCCGCCATGGATGATTGTTTCACTTGCTCGGTTTCCGTTCAAGGTAG
Coding sequences within it:
- the LOC123894573 gene encoding protein MIZU-KUSSEI 1-like, which encodes MAPPHAAQTMPLPTPRPPPPLVVPTNSSAQTVRMPISLLPANNKSKRSSTNKFLGKFRSIFRSFPIIVPSCKMATLNGNRASETIIHGGTRITGTLFGYRKARVNLAFQEDSKCHPFLLLELAIHTGKLLQDMGMGLNRLALECEKHSNNDKTKIIDEPIWTLFCNGKKTGYGVKRDPTDDDLNVMQMLHAVSVAVGVLPKEMSDPQDGELSYMRAHFERVIGSKDSETYYMMMPDGNNNGPELSVFFVRV